A region of the Muricauda sp. MAR_2010_75 genome:
CCAAAAATATTAAGTCAACAGCATGTTGTACCAACTGCTGGTCCAACTCCAAGGCATTTTCCGAAGTACAGACCAGTTCCAGATGGTCCACTACTTGAATGTACTCTTCAAGTATACCTCTGGCCAACGGCTCATCATCTACAATTATGCAGTTTAGTTTTTCTGCCATTCCAATTTCAATATTACGGAAAACCTATCGTTTTGGTCTTCAATAGCTAAGGAGTGTGATTCGGGATAGAGCAATTTGAGCCTTCGACTTACGTTTTTGAGTCCAATGCCACTTGACTCCGAGACATCCTTGGAAGGTTGACCATTTACACTTTTACTATTGATAATGTTCAATTGCAGTAATCTGTCATTGGCTTCCAACTCCATTTGAATAAAATTTTGCTGCCCTTTTCCCTTGGAAACGTGTTTAAAGGCATTTTCGATGAACGGGATAAGGATAAAAGGAGCAATGGTTTTCTTTTGGGTGGTATGGTTTTGAATATCAAACTGCATCGTGGTATGTCCTTGGTCCAAACGTAATTTTTCCAAATCGACAAAATTCTCAATAAAATCCAACTCCTTGTCCAACACAATTTTTTCATCATTGCATTCGTAGAGTTGGTACCGAAGCATGTCCGAAAAATTGGCCAAGGATTCCGAAGCCAGATCAGGATTTTTGTGGATAAGGGCAAAAATCGAGTTGATGGTATTGAACAAAAAGTGGGGATTGATCTGCGATTTAAGGTACTTGAGCTCGGTTTCTAGATGCTCTTTTTCCAAGCGAAGCCTCTTTTTTTCGGTTTGAAGCCAATTCTTGCCCAATTTAATGCTCATGGCCAAGGTCATACTGGCCACGGTTGAAGGGAGAGCCCAAACAAAATAGATTTTGGAAACCTGATTGGGATACACCCCGAAGAGTTCAAACAAGGTTTTTCCTGAGGTCAAGGTGGCAAAAAAATAGCCGCTAGTGATAAAGGCATTACAGACCAAGATAGTGCCCAGAACGGCCAAAACATAGCTGAAGTAACGCCCCACATAGAGCAGCTTTGGGATAAGATAATACAGATTAAAATAGACTCCGATAAGCTGGAAGATTACATAGAAGTAAAATTTCGGCGAAGAATCACTGTATCGCAAATAGTCATAAACTTCTGAAAGACTCCCAATATTAATGGTGAGCCACACCAAATGATACCCCAACCAAAAGGGGATATGATAGAGTTTGTATTTTAATATAAAATCCTTAAAACGGTCGTAATTCATCAAAATAGTCATGCAATAACAGTACAAGTTATTGTTTTTGCCGATGGGTTCGCGGCAAATTGACGTTCGGTCTTGAATAATTGATGAGTGACCTGATTTTACACAGAAAAAGGTTTATGACTCATTGTCAATCTTTTGGAACCCATTGTCAATATCATTTTAGTCACGGTTGAAAGCAAACTTCATTTGGAAGAACATTCAAACAATCCAAATGAAAAAAGCTAAAGCCCAACTGTTTCTCTTTCTACTCTTTGGAATGGGAATGACCTTTGTTCATGGGCAGATTCAAGGTAAAATAATGGACAGTAATGGTGAACCAGTGCCTTTTGCCAATGTAGTACTCTACCAAACGGTGGATACCACTTTGGTTACAGGGACTATTACTAATGATGAGGGCAATTTTTCCCTACTTCCCGAAAAAGAAGGTGATTTTTTGGTTCGAATCAGCAATCTAGGCTATGCTGATAGCCATACTCCTATCACTGTGAATTCATCATCTGAGGTATACAATTTAGGAACATTATTCCTTGAAGAGGCGTTCAACGAGTTGGATGAGGTGGTTTTGGCTGCAAAGAAAAATATTATTCAACGTACCCCGGAAGGGCAGGTAATCAACGTACAGAGCAGTGTCATGACCAAAGGGAGCAATGCCCTACAGGTTTTGGAACGGGTTCCGGGGGTCATTTTGGACCGACGAAACAATCAATTTACCATGAATGGACAAAGTGGGGTGACGGTCATGTTCAATGGCCGAAGAATGCCGATGTCCATGGAAGATGTTATGGCTCTTTTGGAGAGTACCTTGGCGGACAACATTGAAAAAGTGGAACTGATTACATCGCCCACGGCCAAATACGATGCCGATGGTGGGGCGGGCATCATCAATATTGTGTTCAAAAATGATGTGGATACTGGCGACCAACTCAATTTTAGCGGAAGTCTGGGGTATGGCTATCGTGAAAAGGCCAGTACCTCCTTGAACTATGCATATGGCAGGGAAAATTTTCGGTTTAATCTGGGATATTCGGTATTCCATGACCATGGTAAAAACGGTTTTGAAGGTTCGGGCACCAGTAACAGTCCTATTTTTGATGCCTTCAGCCAGACCGATTTTTCCACCTATTTTGATTACAGCAACAATTCCCACACTATTAATTTAGGTTCGGGGTATCAGTTGGATTCCAAAACGGAGATAGGAGGAGAGCTTTCCCTTTCCTTGGCGAAAAATCACTCCATATCCGATGTGAATAACCGGAGAACCATTGAAGGACAGGATTTTTTTAGATCGCATTTGGTTACCTCGGGAACCACCCAAAAAAACAATCTCATCTCATCGCTTTATGTGACCCGGAAGTTTTCTGAACGCTCAAACATCAATGTGGATATCGGGTACCTCACCTATAAAAATGACAGTCCCGCCTTAACCCAAAGTGAGTATTTTGATGCCAATGACGACCCTGTCGTTCCAGAAAATGAGGTTTTTACGGATGGGAACCGGGGTGCCAGTGAATCCGCCATCCGATTGGGGGTGGCCAAGGTGGATTATGCGCTAAAGATCAGCGACAATTTGGAGACCGAATTTGGAGTTAAGGGTAGCTATTCCACCAATACCAACGACAGCAAAATTGAAACCAATTTCGATGGGGTCTGGGAAGTGGATCCCCGTTCCCAAAGTCGTATTGAAAGCGAGGAAAAATTATGGGCAGCCTATGGACAGTTTCGACTTGCATTGGGTGAAAAATCAAAAATCAATGCAGGTCTACGGTATGAAGATTGGAAACGTACTTTGACCACGGCGGAGGATGACTTCGTCATTCAGCAATTTTTCCCTTCATTTTCGTATCAGTATGCCCTGACTGAAAATCAAAATGTAAACTTTAATTATCATAAGCGTATTAGCAGGCCAGTTTATTCCGATTTGGTCACCAGCTTATATTACAATGACCCCACTGCCATTTTTACGGGGAATCCGCTGTTGAAGCCCAGCATCACGAACACGTTGCAATTGGAGTATGTAAAGAATGGTTTCAGCGCAGGGTTGTCCTATCAAAAAGAGACCAATCCGATTATTCGCTATCAGTTGACTTCCACACCGCAGAACGATATCTTGGTAGTATCGCCCCAAAATGCAGATTACCAAAAAAGTTTGAACTTATTCTTGAACCTTCCCGTGCAATGGGCTCGTTGGGCCAAACTGAATCTGTCCACAACTTCGGCCATCCGGGATTATCACATTTCCTATAACCCAGAGCCTAAGGGAAAAACCTATTTCTACCAAAGTCTGAATTTTACACAAACCTTTCAACTGCCCTGGGAGATGGACATGGAATTTTCGGGATGGTACAATTTTGACCATTATAACGGCACCAACTTCACTGAGGGCTTTGGGATGGTCAATTTTGGCTTGTCCAAACAGTTCAAAAAGAATTGGGGTACATTGCAGTTTAGTGTTACAGACTTATTCAAATCCTTGGATATTGATACGCACATCAGCGGGATGGCCCCCATTGTTTTTGATATTGATACCCGTTCGCGATACCGCGATGAATCTGCATTTACCCGGATTTTTAGGATTACCTATACCCGAAGTTTTGGTGGTAACGGCAACAAATCCTCCCGAAATTTGGAAAAAGAAGAGTTTCGCAGGGTAGATTAGGAGGTCGCTTTTTTCTTTTTGCTCAGCAAACGTTTGATTTCATTGAGCTTCATCAAAGCCTCCACCGGAGTAAGGGTGTCGATGTCCAAATGCAAGATTTCTTCCTTGATTTCTTCTAGTAATGGGTCATCCAGATTAAAGAAGCTGAGCTGCATCTCGTTTTGTGAGGATTGCAATTTGCCTGTCATCTCTTCGCTTGAATGCGACTTTTCCAGCTTTTTAAGGATTTTGTTTGCCTTTTGGATGACCTGTTGGGGCATTCCCGCCATTTTTGCCACATGGATTCCAAAACTATGCTCACTACCACCGGGCACAAGTTTCCTTAGGAAAAGCACGTTATCTTCCAATTCCTTCACCGAAACATTGTAGTTTTTAATCCGCGGAAAGGTCGTGGTCATTTCATTGAGCTCATGGTAATGCGTGGCAAAAAGGGTTTTGGCCCTTGCTGGATGCTCATGCAGGTATTCCGAAATGGCCCACGCAATGGAAATCCCATCATAGGTACTGGTTCCACGACCAATTTCATCCAATAATACCAAACTACGTTCAGAAAGGTTGTTGAGAATGGAGGCCGTTTCGTTCATTTCCACCATAAACGTGGATTCCCCCATAGAAATATTGTCGCTGGCTCCAACCCGGGTAAAAATCTTGTCCACCACTCCAATTTTGGCTTCCGATGCAGGCACCAAACTGCCCATCTGGGCCAAGAGTACAATGAGGGCGGTTTGCCGCAACAAAGCCGATTTACCACTCATATTCGGCCCTGTGATCATGATAATCTGCTGTTCCTCCCGATTCAGAAGTACGTCATTGGTCACATAACTATCGCCCAGGGACAATTGCTTTTCAATCACCGGATGCCGTCCCTCCTTGATGTCCAATTGGGTGGATTCCTCCATTAGAGGTTCCACGTAGTGGTTTTCTTTAGCAAGTTGGGCAAATCCGCAGAGGCAGTCCAATTGAGCAATGAGATAGGCATTTTGTTGTACAGGAGCAATGTATTCCTGCATCCAGACCAACAACTGCTCAAACAATTGCTGTTCCAGCAGGTGAATGCGTTCTTCTGCCCCTAAGATTTTAGCTTCGTATTCCTTAAGCTCTTCGGTAATATAGCGTTCCGCATTGACGAGGGTCTGCTTGCGAATCCAAGTGTCGGGAACTTTGTCTTTATGGGTGTTGCGCACCTCAATATAATAGCCGAACACATTGTTGGAGGCAATTTTGAGCGAGGTGATACCCGTAATTTCAGTTTCGCGCTCCAGCATTTTATCGAGATAATCCTTCCCGGAAAAGGCGAGGTTTCGGAGTTCGTCCAATTCCTCCGAGTAGCCCTCAGCAATGGTGTTGCCTTTGGCAAGGTTGACCGGAGCTTCTTCGTTTAGTGTTTCCTTGATTTTGTTTCGAAGCGCATCGCAGGCATCCAATCGCTCACCGATGGATTGCAACGAAGCATTGGAACTTTCTTGCGCCAATTGCTTAATGGGAATTATCGCTTCCAGTGAATTTTTCAGTTGGATGACTTCCTTCGGGTTGATTTTACCCGTGGCCAGTTTGGAGATAAGTCGCTCCAGGTCGCCCATCTGTTTGATCCAGTGTTGGGTCTTTTCCAATTGCTCGGTTGCATCCTTCAAATAAGAAACCACCTGATGGCGTTGCTGGATTTTTTCGATATTTTTCAACGGAAGCGCCAGCCATCGTTTCAACAACCGCCCGCCCATGGGGGACAGGGTTTTATCAATAATGTCTAGCAGGGTCACTGCATTTTGATGGGGCGAATGGTACAGTTCCAGATTTCGGATGGTAAATCGGTCCATCCACACATATTCCTCTTCGGCAATGCGTTGGATTTTGTTGATATGCTGCAACCGGCTGTGTTGTGTTTCCGACAGATAATGCAGTACCGCTCCTGAAGCGACAATGCCATGCGCTAAATGTTCTATCCCAAACCCTTTTAGGGTTTTGGTGCCAAAATGACTGTTCAAGCTTTCATCGGCATAGTCCTCCTGAAAAATCCAATCCTCTAAAAAGAAGCTATGGAATTGGTTGCCAAAAAGCTCAGTAAATTCTTTTTTATGACTTTTTGAAACCAAGACTTCATTCGGTCCAAAATTTTGGAGCAGCTTGTCCATTTGCTCCGAAGAACCTTCCGAAGTCAAAAATTCACCTGTGGAAATATCCAAGAAGGAAATCCCCAGTTTATTTCGTCCAAAATGGACAGCACACAAAAAGTTATTGCTCTTGGCGGAAAGGATGTCATCATTAAGGGCTACACCAGGTGTTACGAGTTCCGTTACGCCTCGCTTTACAATACTTTTGGTCTGTTTGGGGTCCTCCAATTGATCGCAAATGGCTACCCGCTGACCAGCCTTCACCAATTTGGGCAGGTAAGTGTTGAGGGAGTGATGCGGGAATCCCGCCAGTTCGGTCTTATCGCCCCCATTATTTCGGTGGGTAAGGATGATGCCCAAAATCTTGGCGGCCTTCACGGCATCGTCCCCAAAAGTTTCATAAAAATCCCCAACACGGAACAACAACAAGGCATCAGGATGTTTGGTCTTGATGGCATTGTACTGTTGCATCAACGGGGTTACTTTCTTTGTTTTTTTATTGGCTGCCAAAGCGATTTTATTCTTTTACTTTTGTCCCAAAATGGGAGGAAGACGAATATATCGTTTTCCCCATACACGCAGAACGATTGTTGATATTTTAGGCCCAATGGTTAAAAAAATGAACCGGAAACTGGAAAATAGCGAATTGGAGCGCTTGGATGTGGAGGCATTCAAGCAAACGGATAAATCGCCCATTATTATCGTTTTGGACAACATCCGAAGCTTGAACAATATTGGTTCCGTGTTTCGCACAGCTGATGCCTTTCTGATCCAAAAAATCTATCTCTGCGGCATTGCGGCCACACCACCGCACAAAGACATCCGGAAAACGGCTTTGGGTGCTACGGAAAGTGTGGAATGGGAATACCGAAAGGATACTTTGGAACTTGTTGGGGAACTAAAACAACGTGGTATTCGAACCGTGGCAGTGGAACAGGCCGAAAACGCCATCATGCTCAATGATTTTACGGTTGATACCAAAGAGACCATCGCCTTGATTTTTGGAAATGAGGTAAAAGGCGTTTCCCAAGAAGTGGTCACTGCCAGTGACGTGGTTGTGGAGATTCCCCAGTTTGGAACTAAACATTCGTTGAATATCTCGGTAAGTGCGGGTGTAGTGGTTTGGGACATCTGGACCAAATGCAACCCCAAAAAGTAAAAAAAGCCCTGTAAAAACAGGGCTGGATATATAGTTTGAGTTAGTTAGTTCCTCGATTAGAGGGCTCTAATAAAATAAAACCATTCGTTATATCCAAACATTTTGTGAAAATTCTCTTAAAAATCAGCCAAAATAATAGTGTCTTCCAACTGCTCTAAAATGGTTTCATAATCTTTGGGATTGTTTACAAAATCTAACTCGCTCATATCCAAAATTATACTGTTTTGTTCGGGATGATCCTTGATAAAATCCAGATAACCACGGTTAATTTTCTCCAAATATTCAGGTGGAATCTTTTGTTCGTAATCCCTTCCCCGTTTCTTGATATTTAGCAGCAACCGCTCTGTATTTTGATAGAGATAGAGGTAAATCTCAGGTTTTTTTACCTCTTTGTACATGAAATTGAAAACCTTTCGGTACAAATTAAACTCATCGTTCTGTAAGGTGATCTTCGCAAAAATGAGCGATTTAAAAATGTCGTAATCACTCACCATAAAGTTTTTGAACAGGTCAAACTGTGAGGTGTCATCTGTAAACTGCTGGTAGCGATCCGCTAAAAAGGACATTTCCAACGGAAAGGCATAGCGGGACTGATCTTCATAAAATTTGGGTAGAAAAGGGTTGTCTGCAAAGCGTTCCAATACCAATTTGGCATTAAAATCCTCAGCAATCATTTTGGACAGGGTGGTCTTCCCAGCGCCAATGTTACCCTCAATGGCAATGAACTGTAATTTGGAAAAAAGCTCGGCCCGGTTTCGGAACAGTTTGTATTTGGTCTTTTCCATTTTACTACGATCCTTGCATTCCTGCAATAGATTTCGAATGTCCTTCTGCAGCACAGGGTGATAAAATTGTGGAGCAATATTGGCCAGGGGTTTCAGTACAAAGTTCCGGTGCTGCATTTGCGGGTGGGGAATCTTCAGGTGGGAGAGGTCTATGACTTCCTTCCCATAGAAAATGATGTCTATGTCCAAGGTACGGGATTTAAAGCCTTCGCCCCCGGAACGATCTCTACCAAAATGCCTTTCAATCTCCAAAATCGCCTCCAATAAATCTGTTGGGGAGAGTTTGGTCAAGGTAGCCAAGCAAATGTTGAGAAAATCATCTCCCTCAAACCCCACTGCAGGATTTTCATATACATTGGATACAGACAGAACCTTGCCCACCTTTTTTTCAATACGAAAAATAGCCTTTTGGAGTGTGGCATGCCGATTTCCCAAATTGCTGCCCAGGGAAAGATATACATGTTGAGATTGGCCCATAATGAAAAGGACAAAGTAACAAAACAATGCAACAATGGTTATCTTTGGCACGGAATAAATTTTTATTGGATGAATTTTTTGAGAAACCTTTTGGCCTCCATTTTAGGAAGTTTAATGGCCTTTGGAATACTGGTGGGCATGTTCTTTATTTTCATCGCCTTGGTGAGTAATGTGGATGATGGCGTTGTGGTAAAGCGCAACTCCATCTTGGAGTTTGGTTTTATGCCTGTGGTTGTGGATTATACGGGCAAGGATGATACTGATCCGTTTTTGGGCCTTTGGAACAATGAAATCGGTTTGGACGAAGTTGTCCACGCCATTAGGATTGCCAAAGAGGATTCCAATATTGAGGGTATTAGCCTGACCACCAATTTTTTGCAAGCGGGCATTGCACAGACACGCGAAATACGGGAGGCATTGTTGGATTTTAAATCCTCGGACAAATTTGTGTACGCCTATTCCGATTTTTATTCCCAAAAGGATTATTACCTGGCCAGTGTGGCTGACGAAGTTTACCTAAACCCCGTTGGGGCCATGGACTTTAAAGGACTTTCCACAGAAGTACTCTATTTCAAGGATTTTCAGGAAAAAACCGGGGTGAAGATGGAGGTGATTCGCCATGGAAAATATAAAAGTGCGGTGGAACCTTTCCTTTCCAATACCATGAGTGAAGAAAATCGCTTGCAGATACAAGAATTGATATCCTCTATTTGGAACGTGATTGTTGACGATGTTTCCGCATCTCGCAACATTACACCAGATAATTTGAATGTGATTGCCGATACCCTTGGCGGACGAACACCAAAATATGCCTTGGCATCTGGACTTGTGGATGGAAATTTACATTTTGATGAGTATGAGGACTTGCTTCGGGAAAAGGTATATATTGATCAAAATGAAGATCTTAATTACATTAGGTTTGAGGACTATGCCCTAACCGCCAATCGCCAACGAATTCATACGGGAGTGGATAAAATTGCAGTGATCTATGCCCAAGGTGAAATTTTTTACGGAGAAGGGGGCAAGGATTATATTGGTCAGGGGTTAATGGTGGATGCTTTGCGTAAAGCTAAGGACGATGAAAACATAAAAGCCATTGTATTACGGGTTGATTCTCCTGGAGGGAGCGCTTTGGTTTCGGATATCATCTGGCGTGAAATGGAATTGACCAAGGAAGAAAAACCTGTGGTGGTTTCCTTTGGAAATATGGCAACATCAGGGGGATATTACATTGGTGTTGGGGGAGATAAAATTTTTGCCGAGCCTACCACAATTACCGGGTCTATTGGTGTTTTTGGAACGATTCCCAATGTAAATGAATTGGCAGGGAACATCGGTATCAATGCGGAACAAGTGGGTACCAATAAGAACTCGGTGGATTACTCGCTGTTTGAGCCTATGAGCGATACCTTTAGGAACACTATTGAGGAAGGTATTGAAGAAGCCTACCAGACCTTTTTGGAACGTGTGGCCGCTGGGCGAAACATGAGCGTGGACCAAGTGGATGTCCTTGCCCAAGGAAGGGTATGGAGTGGAGTGGATGCCCAAGCCAATGGCTTGGTGGACGAGTTGGGCAACTTGGACGATGCCATAAACGCAGCCGCTGAAATGGCCGGATTGGACGGGTATAGCATCCGGAAATACCCCAAGTACAAGTCAGATTTTGAACGGTTTATGGAAGATTTGGGTGGTGTAAAATCCAAAATAGGAGAGGAGGCCATTAAGGAACAAATAGGAGCTGAGGCCTATCAGTTGTTCTCCGAGTTCAAACAGTTGTCCAAACAAAAAGGAATACAGGCCAAGATGCCCTTTAGGCTAAACATTAAATAAGGATGACGCAAAACGACAGAAAAAAAGCGTTTTCCATTTATCTGTACATGGGTGCGCTGTTCATCACCTCCTTGGTAGTATCTAATCTCATTTTCCAAAAATTCTTTTATTGGAACCCTTTTGGGGATACCACGGTTTTTGGGGCACCCCTTTTTGAACTTTCCGTGGGGATTTTGCCCTATCCCATCACCTTTTTGATCACGGATCTTATTTCAGAAATCTTTGGAAAGAAAAAGGCCAATCAAGTCGTTACCGCAGGTATTTTTGCCTCATTTTTCTCTATGGGCATTATTCTTTTGGCCAATTACTCACCAGCAATTGCCTCATCACCCGTGGATGATATCACCTTTACCAAGGTATTTGGACTGTCACCGTTGGGCGTACTGGCTTCCATGCTGGCGTATTTGGCCGCACAGTATATCGATATTTCCATCTATCACTTTTGGAAGCGGGTCACCAAGGGGAAAATGCTATGGCTCCGTAACAACTTTTCCACTTTTTCCTCACAATTTGTGGACACCCTTACCGTAGTAAGTCTATTATGTATATTTGGAGTATTACCCTGGGATAAATTCTACGGATTGGTCATCAGTGGTTTTATTTTTAAGATAATTATTGCGCTTCTCGACACCCCATTACTCTATCTTTTCGTATATCTAATACGTAGAAGATTTAACTTAAAAATAGGGGAAGAAATAGCTTTGGATTGACAACTTCTCCTTTAATTTGTTGTAAAACATCTATTTATGAAGAAAAAAGTCCTAAAGATTACTGGAATAACCCTACTTGTACTTATTGCCCTAATTGTTGCGATTCCTTTGTTTCTTCAAGGTAAGATTGAAGAAATCATTAAGAACAAGGTGAACAACAGCATCAATGCCACATTGGATTTTGAGGATGCCAACCTGAGCTTGCTCAAAAGTTTCCCGAATGCCAATGTGGAACTTACGAACCTATCCTTGGTAAATAAAGCTCCTTTTGAGGGAGATACCTTGTTCTCGTCCTCGAATATTGAGCTTGCGATGTCTATCAAAGAGCTTTTTAAATCAGCCGATGAGCCTATTGTGATTCAAAAGTTGAACATTGACCGTGCAAAACTGCACATTTTGGTGGATGAAAACGAAAATGCCAATTACGATATCGCTAAAGCGGATGATGTTGCTACTACGCCTGAAACCACAGAAGAGTCCAGCGACAATTTTACCCTGAACATGGATTCCTATGCCATTACCAATTCAGAAATTATCTACGATGATCGATCTAGCAAGATGCGCTTTTCACTTGACGAAATGAACCATTCCGGAACGGGAGATCTTTCTTTGGAGCAATCGGAATTAAAGACATTGACCGATGCGTTGGTTTCCTTTGAGATGGACAGTACCAAGTATTTGAACAACAATAAGATTTCCTTGGATGCACTCATCGGCATCGACCTGAAAGAGAATAAATACACTTTTTTAGAGAACAAAGCCCTGATCAACCAATTACCTTTGGTATTTGATGGATTTGTGAAGGTCAACGAGGACAATCAAGAAGTGGACATCACTTTTAAAACACCGTCCTCAGATTTCAAGAACTTTTTGGCGGTGATTCCCGAAGCCTATTCCAAAAATATTGAAACGGTGCAGACCACAGGTAATTTTGAGGTCAGTGGTGCGTTTAAAGGAATTGTGGATGATGAACACATTCCAGCCTTTCATATTGCTATCAACTCAGAAAATGCTTCTTTCAAGTATCCGGATCTGCCCAAATCGGTGCAAAATGTGTACATCGACACCGAAATCAACAATACTACCGGAATCACGGAAGATACTTTTGTGGACATCAAACGACTTTCGTTTACCATTGATCAGGATAAATTCAACCTTACCTCCAGAATTCGGGATTTAATGGGCAACACCAAGGTAGATGCGGATATGGATGGACGTATCAATCTGGCCAACATATCAAAAGCGTATCCGGTGCCAGATGATTACAATCTTAAAGG
Encoded here:
- the mutS gene encoding DNA mismatch repair protein MutS — protein: MQQYNAIKTKHPDALLLFRVGDFYETFGDDAVKAAKILGIILTHRNNGGDKTELAGFPHHSLNTYLPKLVKAGQRVAICDQLEDPKQTKSIVKRGVTELVTPGVALNDDILSAKSNNFLCAVHFGRNKLGISFLDISTGEFLTSEGSSEQMDKLLQNFGPNEVLVSKSHKKEFTELFGNQFHSFFLEDWIFQEDYADESLNSHFGTKTLKGFGIEHLAHGIVASGAVLHYLSETQHSRLQHINKIQRIAEEEYVWMDRFTIRNLELYHSPHQNAVTLLDIIDKTLSPMGGRLLKRWLALPLKNIEKIQQRHQVVSYLKDATEQLEKTQHWIKQMGDLERLISKLATGKINPKEVIQLKNSLEAIIPIKQLAQESSNASLQSIGERLDACDALRNKIKETLNEEAPVNLAKGNTIAEGYSEELDELRNLAFSGKDYLDKMLERETEITGITSLKIASNNVFGYYIEVRNTHKDKVPDTWIRKQTLVNAERYITEELKEYEAKILGAEERIHLLEQQLFEQLLVWMQEYIAPVQQNAYLIAQLDCLCGFAQLAKENHYVEPLMEESTQLDIKEGRHPVIEKQLSLGDSYVTNDVLLNREEQQIIMITGPNMSGKSALLRQTALIVLLAQMGSLVPASEAKIGVVDKIFTRVGASDNISMGESTFMVEMNETASILNNLSERSLVLLDEIGRGTSTYDGISIAWAISEYLHEHPARAKTLFATHYHELNEMTTTFPRIKNYNVSVKELEDNVLFLRKLVPGGSEHSFGIHVAKMAGMPQQVIQKANKILKKLEKSHSSEEMTGKLQSSQNEMQLSFFNLDDPLLEEIKEEILHLDIDTLTPVEALMKLNEIKRLLSKKKKATS
- the sppA gene encoding signal peptide peptidase SppA gives rise to the protein MNFLRNLLASILGSLMAFGILVGMFFIFIALVSNVDDGVVVKRNSILEFGFMPVVVDYTGKDDTDPFLGLWNNEIGLDEVVHAIRIAKEDSNIEGISLTTNFLQAGIAQTREIREALLDFKSSDKFVYAYSDFYSQKDYYLASVADEVYLNPVGAMDFKGLSTEVLYFKDFQEKTGVKMEVIRHGKYKSAVEPFLSNTMSEENRLQIQELISSIWNVIVDDVSASRNITPDNLNVIADTLGGRTPKYALASGLVDGNLHFDEYEDLLREKVYIDQNEDLNYIRFEDYALTANRQRIHTGVDKIAVIYAQGEIFYGEGGKDYIGQGLMVDALRKAKDDENIKAIVLRVDSPGGSALVSDIIWREMELTKEEKPVVVSFGNMATSGGYYIGVGGDKIFAEPTTITGSIGVFGTIPNVNELAGNIGINAEQVGTNKNSVDYSLFEPMSDTFRNTIEEGIEEAYQTFLERVAAGRNMSVDQVDVLAQGRVWSGVDAQANGLVDELGNLDDAINAAAEMAGLDGYSIRKYPKYKSDFERFMEDLGGVKSKIGEEAIKEQIGAEAYQLFSEFKQLSKQKGIQAKMPFRLNIK
- a CDS encoding RNA methyltransferase; this encodes MNRKLENSELERLDVEAFKQTDKSPIIIVLDNIRSLNNIGSVFRTADAFLIQKIYLCGIAATPPHKDIRKTALGATESVEWEYRKDTLELVGELKQRGIRTVAVEQAENAIMLNDFTVDTKETIALIFGNEVKGVSQEVVTASDVVVEIPQFGTKHSLNISVSAGVVVWDIWTKCNPKK
- a CDS encoding sensor histidine kinase codes for the protein MNYDRFKDFILKYKLYHIPFWLGYHLVWLTINIGSLSEVYDYLRYSDSSPKFYFYVIFQLIGVYFNLYYLIPKLLYVGRYFSYVLAVLGTILVCNAFITSGYFFATLTSGKTLFELFGVYPNQVSKIYFVWALPSTVASMTLAMSIKLGKNWLQTEKKRLRLEKEHLETELKYLKSQINPHFLFNTINSIFALIHKNPDLASESLANFSDMLRYQLYECNDEKIVLDKELDFIENFVDLEKLRLDQGHTTMQFDIQNHTTQKKTIAPFILIPFIENAFKHVSKGKGQQNFIQMELEANDRLLQLNIINSKSVNGQPSKDVSESSGIGLKNVSRRLKLLYPESHSLAIEDQNDRFSVILKLEWQKN
- the folK gene encoding 2-amino-4-hydroxy-6-hydroxymethyldihydropteridine diphosphokinase, translating into MGQSQHVYLSLGSNLGNRHATLQKAIFRIEKKVGKVLSVSNVYENPAVGFEGDDFLNICLATLTKLSPTDLLEAILEIERHFGRDRSGGEGFKSRTLDIDIIFYGKEVIDLSHLKIPHPQMQHRNFVLKPLANIAPQFYHPVLQKDIRNLLQECKDRSKMEKTKYKLFRNRAELFSKLQFIAIEGNIGAGKTTLSKMIAEDFNAKLVLERFADNPFLPKFYEDQSRYAFPLEMSFLADRYQQFTDDTSQFDLFKNFMVSDYDIFKSLIFAKITLQNDEFNLYRKVFNFMYKEVKKPEIYLYLYQNTERLLLNIKKRGRDYEQKIPPEYLEKINRGYLDFIKDHPEQNSIILDMSELDFVNNPKDYETILEQLEDTIILADF
- a CDS encoding outer membrane beta-barrel family protein, whose translation is MKKAKAQLFLFLLFGMGMTFVHGQIQGKIMDSNGEPVPFANVVLYQTVDTTLVTGTITNDEGNFSLLPEKEGDFLVRISNLGYADSHTPITVNSSSEVYNLGTLFLEEAFNELDEVVLAAKKNIIQRTPEGQVINVQSSVMTKGSNALQVLERVPGVILDRRNNQFTMNGQSGVTVMFNGRRMPMSMEDVMALLESTLADNIEKVELITSPTAKYDADGGAGIINIVFKNDVDTGDQLNFSGSLGYGYREKASTSLNYAYGRENFRFNLGYSVFHDHGKNGFEGSGTSNSPIFDAFSQTDFSTYFDYSNNSHTINLGSGYQLDSKTEIGGELSLSLAKNHSISDVNNRRTIEGQDFFRSHLVTSGTTQKNNLISSLYVTRKFSERSNINVDIGYLTYKNDSPALTQSEYFDANDDPVVPENEVFTDGNRGASESAIRLGVAKVDYALKISDNLETEFGVKGSYSTNTNDSKIETNFDGVWEVDPRSQSRIESEEKLWAAYGQFRLALGEKSKINAGLRYEDWKRTLTTAEDDFVIQQFFPSFSYQYALTENQNVNFNYHKRISRPVYSDLVTSLYYNDPTAIFTGNPLLKPSITNTLQLEYVKNGFSAGLSYQKETNPIIRYQLTSTPQNDILVVSPQNADYQKSLNLFLNLPVQWARWAKLNLSTTSAIRDYHISYNPEPKGKTYFYQSLNFTQTFQLPWEMDMEFSGWYNFDHYNGTNFTEGFGMVNFGLSKQFKKNWGTLQFSVTDLFKSLDIDTHISGMAPIVFDIDTRSRYRDESAFTRIFRITYTRSFGGNGNKSSRNLEKEEFRRVD